A stretch of Hemicordylus capensis ecotype Gifberg chromosome 9, rHemCap1.1.pri, whole genome shotgun sequence DNA encodes these proteins:
- the LOC128334271 gene encoding annexin A11-like isoform X2, whose translation MRCERHLIGPFRFGGGAWALVGFSPPPLYSSGRASVEEGALSSAAVLAACGASACGWSAAASAPRRRRSAASSGLGALGLSGLGALEKGEGPPSPLLPAEPADPVLPVPGVPIPEMASPAVPESPLPLDQPRVDPSLPPPPGAGRAAAPVQVLVCGHSWVLGAFKRASS comes from the exons ATGAGATGCGAAAGACACCTGATTGGCCCATTCcgttttgggggtggggcttgggccCTTGTTGGGTTTTCCCCGCCCCCGCTCTACAGTTCGGGCCGAGCATCCGTGGAGGAAGGAGCTCTTTCATCGGCGGCCGTTTTAGCGGCCTGCGGGGCATCGGCCTGCGGCTGGAGTGCGGCGGCATCGGCCCCGCGGCGGCGCCGTTCGGCGGCATCTTCGGGGCTTGGGGCCCTTGGTTTGTCCGG GTTAGGAGCTCTTGAAAAGGGCGAGGGCCCGCccagcccactgctgcctgcaGAGCCGGCTGATCCTGTATTGCCAGTGCCTGGCGTTCCCATTCCTGAGATGGCTTCTCCTGCGGTTCCGGAATCCCCGCTGCCATTGGATCAACCCCGTGTGGATCCATCTTTGCCTCCTCCCCCGG gtgctggcagagcagcggcTCCTGTTCAGGTCCTGGTTTGCGGCCATTCGTGGGTCTTGggggccttcaagagagccagcTCATAA
- the LOC128334271 gene encoding formin-2-like isoform X1 — MRCERHLIGPFRFGGGAWALVGFSPPPLYSSGRASVEEGALSSAAVLAACGASACGWSAAASAPRRRRSAASSGLGALGLSGLGALEKGEGPPSPLLPAEPADPVLPVPGVPIPEMASPAVPESPLPLDQPRVDPSLPPPPGESIAPTPPGGTSQLPSGPWPMPAMGGWGPAPFWAPYTQPWGVGPPLGFPVITAGLQGAAEQVWLGNRPALAPVGGGSVTLPTAISGAGGTSRFYPMGILPFPQHAPYGAMRLPLGDHLLPAVLFVWRPPATLRFVRWLPYGITWALSRGLPFCAQGQDTPHPVSVPGSHTKGLDLGRGSLGGTYTVLLSDWGCHHGCSHVVQRIG, encoded by the exons ATGAGATGCGAAAGACACCTGATTGGCCCATTCcgttttgggggtggggcttgggccCTTGTTGGGTTTTCCCCGCCCCCGCTCTACAGTTCGGGCCGAGCATCCGTGGAGGAAGGAGCTCTTTCATCGGCGGCCGTTTTAGCGGCCTGCGGGGCATCGGCCTGCGGCTGGAGTGCGGCGGCATCGGCCCCGCGGCGGCGCCGTTCGGCGGCATCTTCGGGGCTTGGGGCCCTTGGTTTGTCCGG GTTAGGAGCTCTTGAAAAGGGCGAGGGCCCGCccagcccactgctgcctgcaGAGCCGGCTGATCCTGTATTGCCAGTGCCTGGCGTTCCCATTCCTGAGATGGCTTCTCCTGCGGTTCCGGAATCCCCGCTGCCATTGGATCAACCCCGTGTGGATCCATCTTTGCCTCCTCCCCCGGGTGAGTCTATTGCACCGACACCGCCCGGTGGCACCAGTCAGTTGCCCTCTggaccctggccgatgcctgccatgggtggatggggacCAGCCCCATTTTGGGCACCTTACACACAGCCTTGGGGCGTGGGTCCTCCGTTGGGTTTTCCGGTGATCACTGCAGGGCTCCAAGGGGCGGCAGAGCAGGTGTGGCTGGGTAACAGGCCGGCTTTGGCCCCTGTAGGGGGCGGCTCTGTAACTTTGCCGACAGCAATCTCAGGTGCAGGGGGGACCTCTAGGTTTTACCCCATGGGAattttgcctttcccccagcacgCCCCTTATGGTGCTATGCGGCTGCCCTTGGGTGACCATCTGCTCCCGGCTGTGTTGTTCGTCTGGCGGCCACCAGCGACCCTTCGATTTGTCCGGTGGCTGCCTTACGGCATAACCTGGGCCCTTTCCAGAGGGCTGCCTTTTTGTGCACAAGGACAAGACACCCCTCACCCAGTATCAGTTCCTGGCAGTCATACAAAGGGCCTTGACCTTGGCCGGGGTTCCCTTGGAGGAACTTACACTGTTCTCCTTTCGGACTGGGgttgccaccatggctgctcgcaTGTCGTTCAAAGGATAGGGTGA
- the LOC128334270 gene encoding uncharacterized protein LOC128334270 isoform X1, protein MADESTEKRPSAGSACTSASSAGEGGGSPSSFLETPTATIGSTSMWSSVSDLSLQSIEGRDSRDHSHPAEGDLQKPQREHQWPGSPAASPYHLPGPFFGPLAPSRPTADPMAQLFGHPSIGQLRPPEPEDFPPLLHRVREAPGYRHATLGPIPPAETTSLAQLAPIPPAARTSLAQPARADPARKMNLVLLAHRLQSEGSTTTAAAGGFRPAPPDQPRSGKPTDIRCASRVLIPATEQPLAIQIKETATKKAEGFRTSAAPRMKIPELGPYRAGTQERHPPSPPQLQGRGMAKGGTAPPTGEIQLRPKGPPDRKKLLVPKQQLLPEFLFPPPPPEKTKVLAKGTASHLVAPGEKDTQCAKPRQ, encoded by the exons ATGGCAG ATGAGTCGACTGAAAAGAGGCCGTCTGCTGGCTCTGCCTGTACGAGCGCGAGCTCGGCCGGGGAAGGAGGCGGTTCGCCCAGCAGCTTCCTCGAGACACCGACGGCGACCATTGGTTCCACCTCCATGTGGTCCTCTGTCTCTGACCTCTCCCTTCAATCCATCGAAGGGAGGGACAGCAGGGACCACAGCCACCCAGCAGAGGGAGATCTGCAGAAGCCGCAGCGGGAGCACCAGTGGCCTGGCTCGCCGGCGGCATCCCCCTACCATCTCCCCGGACCCTTCTTTGGGCCGCTGGCCCCCAGCCGTCCCACTGCGGACCCCATGGCCCAATTGTTTGGCCATCCATCCATTGGCCAGCTGCGACCTCCAGAGCCGGAAGATTTCCCACCACTCTTGCATAGGGTGAGGGAGGCTCCTGGCTACAGACATGCCACGCTGGGCCCCATCCCTCCTGCGGAGACAACATCTCTGGCCCAgcttgcccccatccctcctgctgcaagAACATCTCTGGCCCAGCCGGCCAGGGCGGACCCGGCGCGCAAGATGAATCTGGTCCTGCTGGCCCACCGGCTGCAATCAGAAGGCAGCACCACCACCGCTGCCGCTGGGGGGTTCCGGCCAGCCCCACCGGATCAGCCCAGGAGCGGCAAGCCGACGGACATTCGATGTGCATCCAGAG TCTTGATTCCTGCCACTGAGCAGCCACtagccatccaaatcaaggagaCTGCAACTAAGAAAGCAGAAGGCTTCCGCACCAGTGCTGCCCCAAGAATGAAGATCCCAGAGTTGGGACCATACAGAG CAGGGACCCAGGAGCGCCACCCACCATCTCCTCCCCAGCTGCAGGGTCGAGGAATGGCCAAGGGAGGAACAGCCCCGCCCACTGGGGAGATTCAGCTGCGCcctaagggccctccagatcGGAAGAAGCTCCTTGTTCCCAAGCAGCAGTTGCTTCCGGAATTCCTCTTCCCGCCTCCTCCACCAGAGAAAACCAAAGTGCTCGCCAAGGGAACGGCTTCCCACCTGGTAGCCCCAGGAGAGAAGGACACCCAATGTGCCAAGCCAAGGCAGTAG
- the LOC128334270 gene encoding uncharacterized protein LOC128334270 isoform X2: protein MWSSVSDLSLQSIEGRDSRDHSHPAEGDLQKPQREHQWPGSPAASPYHLPGPFFGPLAPSRPTADPMAQLFGHPSIGQLRPPEPEDFPPLLHRVREAPGYRHATLGPIPPAETTSLAQLAPIPPAARTSLAQPARADPARKMNLVLLAHRLQSEGSTTTAAAGGFRPAPPDQPRSGKPTDIRCASRVLIPATEQPLAIQIKETATKKAEGFRTSAAPRMKIPELGPYRAGTQERHPPSPPQLQGRGMAKGGTAPPTGEIQLRPKGPPDRKKLLVPKQQLLPEFLFPPPPPEKTKVLAKGTASHLVAPGEKDTQCAKPRQ from the exons ATGTGGTCCTCTGTCTCTGACCTCTCCCTTCAATCCATCGAAGGGAGGGACAGCAGGGACCACAGCCACCCAGCAGAGGGAGATCTGCAGAAGCCGCAGCGGGAGCACCAGTGGCCTGGCTCGCCGGCGGCATCCCCCTACCATCTCCCCGGACCCTTCTTTGGGCCGCTGGCCCCCAGCCGTCCCACTGCGGACCCCATGGCCCAATTGTTTGGCCATCCATCCATTGGCCAGCTGCGACCTCCAGAGCCGGAAGATTTCCCACCACTCTTGCATAGGGTGAGGGAGGCTCCTGGCTACAGACATGCCACGCTGGGCCCCATCCCTCCTGCGGAGACAACATCTCTGGCCCAgcttgcccccatccctcctgctgcaagAACATCTCTGGCCCAGCCGGCCAGGGCGGACCCGGCGCGCAAGATGAATCTGGTCCTGCTGGCCCACCGGCTGCAATCAGAAGGCAGCACCACCACCGCTGCCGCTGGGGGGTTCCGGCCAGCCCCACCGGATCAGCCCAGGAGCGGCAAGCCGACGGACATTCGATGTGCATCCAGAG TCTTGATTCCTGCCACTGAGCAGCCACtagccatccaaatcaaggagaCTGCAACTAAGAAAGCAGAAGGCTTCCGCACCAGTGCTGCCCCAAGAATGAAGATCCCAGAGTTGGGACCATACAGAG CAGGGACCCAGGAGCGCCACCCACCATCTCCTCCCCAGCTGCAGGGTCGAGGAATGGCCAAGGGAGGAACAGCCCCGCCCACTGGGGAGATTCAGCTGCGCcctaagggccctccagatcGGAAGAAGCTCCTTGTTCCCAAGCAGCAGTTGCTTCCGGAATTCCTCTTCCCGCCTCCTCCACCAGAGAAAACCAAAGTGCTCGCCAAGGGAACGGCTTCCCACCTGGTAGCCCCAGGAGAGAAGGACACCCAATGTGCCAAGCCAAGGCAGTAG